From Chryseobacterium sp. IHB B 17019, one genomic window encodes:
- the ligA gene encoding NAD-dependent DNA ligase LigA, with the protein MPENIQQKIEQLRQELHQHNENYYQLDTPTISDYDFDMLLEELRDLEAKYPEFYDENSPTVRVGGGITKVFPTVQHKFRMYSLDNSYDFDDLEDWEKRIIKTIAEPVEFVAELKYDGASISILYENGKLAQAVTRGDGFQGDEITSNVRTISDIPLKLKGDFPEHFFMRGEIYLTRKNFDKINQLREEEGLDPFMNPRNTASGSLKMQDSGEVRKRGLSSVLYQYISEEIPAETHWELLEKAKSWGFKTSQQAKLCTTLDEVKEFINFWDIERHNLPFEIDGIVLKVNSLKQQRQLGYTAKSPRWAMAYKFKAEKVETELQSVSYQVGRTGAITPVANLKPVLLAGTIVKRASLHNEDIIKKLDLHEHDFVYVEKGGEIIPKIVGVNTEKRTEKSKEIEYIKHCPECGTELVKIVDQAIHFCPNDLHCPPQVVGRMIHYVSRKALNIENLGSETIEQLYRERLIENPADFYALTKEQLLPLERMAEKSAQNIISGIEKSKEIPFEKVLYGIGIKHVGETVAKKLVKNFTTIEELKNATVEELCQVEDIGTKIAVSIVDFFNNPENILMLERLKSYGVQLEKGESTNEVLSNVLEGKTFLFTGKLSLFTREAAEEMVEKHGGKNISAVSKNLNFLVVGEKAGSKLKKAQDIGTIEILDEQQFLDLIEKQ; encoded by the coding sequence ATGCCCGAAAATATTCAACAAAAGATAGAACAGCTTCGCCAGGAGCTTCATCAGCACAATGAAAATTATTACCAGCTGGACACACCCACCATTTCAGATTATGATTTTGACATGCTGTTGGAAGAACTTCGTGACCTGGAGGCAAAATATCCGGAATTTTATGATGAAAACTCACCAACGGTACGTGTCGGAGGAGGAATTACAAAGGTTTTCCCGACAGTTCAGCACAAATTCAGGATGTATTCTCTGGATAATTCCTACGATTTTGATGATCTTGAAGATTGGGAAAAAAGAATTATTAAAACCATCGCGGAACCCGTAGAATTTGTTGCGGAGCTAAAATATGATGGAGCTTCCATTTCCATTCTTTATGAAAACGGAAAGCTGGCACAGGCCGTAACCCGTGGAGACGGTTTTCAGGGGGACGAAATTACATCAAATGTAAGAACCATTTCAGATATTCCTTTAAAATTGAAAGGCGATTTTCCGGAACATTTTTTTATGCGTGGCGAGATTTATTTAACCCGAAAAAATTTCGACAAAATCAATCAACTGCGTGAGGAAGAAGGCTTAGATCCATTCATGAATCCAAGAAATACCGCAAGCGGAAGCTTGAAAATGCAGGACAGCGGTGAGGTAAGAAAACGTGGGCTTTCATCGGTGCTGTATCAATATATTTCAGAGGAAATTCCTGCAGAAACGCATTGGGAATTACTTGAAAAGGCGAAATCATGGGGTTTTAAAACTTCGCAGCAGGCAAAACTTTGCACGACTCTGGATGAGGTGAAAGAATTTATCAATTTTTGGGATATTGAAAGACATAATTTACCTTTTGAAATTGATGGAATTGTATTGAAAGTCAATTCATTAAAACAACAAAGACAGCTTGGATATACCGCAAAATCTCCACGCTGGGCGATGGCTTACAAATTTAAAGCTGAAAAAGTTGAGACCGAATTACAGAGCGTTTCTTACCAGGTCGGAAGAACGGGAGCGATTACTCCGGTTGCGAATCTGAAGCCTGTTTTACTGGCCGGAACCATTGTAAAAAGGGCTTCGCTGCATAATGAAGATATTATTAAAAAACTCGATTTACACGAACATGATTTCGTCTATGTAGAAAAAGGAGGTGAAATTATTCCGAAAATTGTCGGCGTAAACACAGAAAAAAGAACCGAAAAAAGCAAAGAAATTGAATATATCAAGCATTGTCCTGAATGCGGAACCGAGCTTGTAAAAATTGTAGATCAGGCCATCCATTTTTGCCCGAATGATCTTCACTGCCCGCCGCAGGTCGTGGGAAGAATGATCCATTATGTTTCCAGAAAGGCTTTAAATATTGAAAATTTAGGCAGCGAAACGATCGAACAGCTTTACAGGGAACGATTGATTGAAAATCCAGCAGATTTTTATGCCTTAACCAAAGAACAGCTTCTTCCACTGGAAAGAATGGCGGAAAAATCTGCCCAGAATATCATCTCCGGAATTGAAAAATCAAAAGAAATCCCGTTTGAAAAAGTGTTGTACGGAATTGGTATAAAGCACGTCGGGGAAACGGTTGCGAAGAAATTAGTTAAAAATTTCACAACCATTGAAGAGTTGAAAAACGCGACTGTTGAAGAGCTTTGCCAGGTGGAAGATATCGGGACAAAAATTGCGGTAAGTATTGTTGATTTCTTCAATAATCCTGAAAACATTTTAATGCTTGAAAGGTTAAAATCTTACGGCGTTCAGCTTGAAAAAGGCGAAAGTACAAATGAAGTTTTATCTAACGTCCTGGAAGGAAAAACTTTCCTGTTTACCGGAAAATTGTCTTTATTTACAAGAGAAGCGGCAGAGGAAATGGTAGAAAAACACGGCGGAAAAAACATTTCGGCGGTTTCAAAAAACCTTAATTTCCTTGTTGTGGGTGAAAAAGCAGGAAGCAAATTAAAGAAAGCTCAGGATATCGGAACGATTGAGATTCTGGATGAGCAGCAGTTTTTAGATTTGATCGAGAAACAATAA
- a CDS encoding MgtC/SapB family protein — MEFLNDHSIQNELLLIFISVVLGILIGAEREYRNKSAGLRTFILICFGSCLFTILSIKIGVDDPDRIAANIITGIGFLGAGVIFKGDNKIDGITTATTIWATASIGMAVGSGYVYLALLGTILVLLVLSSLTVFEKLIDKEHRIREYKIAVVNHEDVKHCEDIFKKNHLKFVISKQQYSQGNLATSWIVIGKSANHEALLKNLMEDEKVIAYQF; from the coding sequence ATGGAATTTTTAAATGATCATTCTATTCAAAACGAATTGTTGTTGATTTTTATCTCCGTCGTACTGGGGATTCTCATCGGTGCAGAGCGGGAATACAGGAACAAATCGGCCGGTTTGCGTACTTTTATTCTGATCTGTTTCGGGTCCTGTCTTTTTACGATTCTATCTATAAAAATCGGTGTTGATGATCCGGATCGTATTGCCGCAAATATTATCACTGGAATCGGTTTTTTGGGAGCCGGAGTTATATTTAAAGGAGACAATAAAATCGACGGAATTACCACTGCCACTACAATCTGGGCAACAGCTTCCATTGGGATGGCGGTAGGTTCCGGATATGTTTATTTGGCCCTTTTAGGCACTATCCTCGTTTTGTTGGTTTTAAGCTCTCTTACTGTTTTTGAAAAACTAATTGATAAAGAACATAGAATCAGGGAATATAAAATTGCTGTTGTTAATCATGAAGACGTCAAGCACTGCGAAGATATTTTCAAAAAAAATCATTTGAAATTTGTTATATCAAAACAGCAGTATTCGCAGGGAAACCTTGCCACCTCCTGGATTGTGATAGGAAAAAGCGCAAATCATGAAGCTTTACTGAAAAATCTTATGGAAGATGAAAAAGTAATCGCCTATCAATTCTAG
- a CDS encoding glycerophosphodiester phosphodiesterase family protein: protein MKNFILGIAVLSTIIMKAQTQIIAHRGYFQSQPPTTENSLKSLENAQNLKIYGSEFDVRMTKDGVLVVNHDEHHAKMEIAETDFKELKKVKLSNGEDLPTLKDYLKQGKKDKSLKLIVEIKPDKTKEKEDELTAKAIKMIKDMKLESQSEFISFSLNICKEIKKLEPTFKVQYLKGELSPQQIKDEGLDGIDYHYSIFQKNPTWIADAKALGLITNAWTVNDVSVYDELKKQGIGFITTNIPDQLKNK, encoded by the coding sequence ATGAAAAATTTTATCTTAGGAATAGCAGTTTTAAGCACCATTATAATGAAGGCACAAACCCAGATTATTGCGCACAGAGGCTATTTCCAATCGCAACCTCCGACAACAGAAAACTCACTGAAGTCATTGGAGAATGCACAAAACCTGAAGATTTACGGGTCTGAGTTCGATGTCAGGATGACAAAAGACGGTGTTTTGGTAGTAAATCACGATGAGCATCACGCAAAAATGGAAATCGCAGAAACAGATTTCAAAGAACTGAAAAAAGTAAAGCTATCGAATGGTGAAGACCTTCCTACACTAAAGGATTATTTAAAGCAAGGTAAAAAAGATAAATCATTAAAGCTGATTGTTGAAATAAAACCTGATAAAACGAAGGAAAAAGAAGATGAACTGACAGCGAAAGCAATCAAAATGATTAAGGATATGAAGTTGGAGTCGCAAAGTGAATTCATTTCTTTCAGCTTAAATATCTGTAAAGAGATCAAAAAACTGGAGCCTACTTTTAAAGTTCAGTATTTGAAAGGAGAGCTGTCGCCTCAGCAGATCAAAGATGAAGGTTTAGACGGTATCGACTATCATTACAGCATTTTCCAGAAAAACCCAACATGGATTGCCGATGCGAAAGCATTAGGATTGATTACAAATGCATGGACGGTAAACGATGTTTCAGTCTATGATGAGTTGAAAAAGCAAGGTATCGGATTTATTACAACCAATATTCCGGATCAGCTTAAAAATAAATAG
- a CDS encoding TonB-dependent receptor, translating to MRKVKIVLGLLFLSFGTLAYAQTTQASIVGKVTGASDKVKVTIVNESTGFKTETETNSKGEYIFKEIPLGGPYTVIVNEEKKEGYTVNFGDQVTVNMDLSNNSEKSIEEVIIVGNLKNKIGNLGAATAITAKNIGILPVNGRNFTSLTELSPLSGRGGNLSGQLGSSTNFTIDGMTAKNPTSAGSTTSRSGAPFSISIEAVREFKITTNQYDVTLGRSGGGTVSAVTKSGTNKFSGSAWEYLRTNWLSSPYDIRGNKRDNDFSTSQFGFSLGGPVIKNKLHFFVAWDHQLDSRPLQIADIKSHDDELRLNTTTATLNKFLDVARAKYGVANTQQFGAFDKVRNSDAAFLRLDWQINDKNLLTLRNNFTYDMNKNGLGDNTSINFFESYGNDKNLDNSLLLTLRSNLKPNITNELKAQYLYTFQDSYQNDELGHAVPRAIVENVLTNIDGKDRGTNIQIGGHRFAQESFRNNVFQIVDNLYYNTDKIKYTFGADLMYTAARSVYGSEVNGRFHFREAATNPSNLYNFENMTAYRFYREVPLMEDPSVKSNIWNVGIYGQIQTKIAKGLDLMAGLRLDYGGYPKAEFNQKLFDEMGIRTDNQIKSFIIQPRFQFDWNINEGNKDFLKFGAGIFSSDINNYMVINNLVFDGRHLATVDVNPSQIGLIPDFNAYRNDYGTVPSLPQYQLPTINYTGEDAKIPIVYKANISYTHFFNEKFRAGVAGYMALGRNNYFYYDRNMAANPFFTLDNEGGRGVFVPITSVAANGTMNWKDGRINQNFGRVLELVSDGKVNQFSFVVDTSYRYWRDGEITASYTWSDIKDNTSYNGNVANSATLSTLVQSDPRNLRMTYSDNQFRNKVVLYGNSPTIAGFTLGLRYSGIGGTRFSVTAGGNVNGDFVDSNDLAYIFPTLTQTLIDNPEVGQALKNYITDYNNQIAERNGGKNGFYGVWDVRVAKKIKFEKIGNFELSVDIFNVANLLNREWGVNKSYGNTSLYRITGFDPVTKELKYSLNTSGLEPLSGNPYQIQVGAKYSF from the coding sequence ATGAGAAAAGTAAAGATTGTATTGGGATTATTATTCTTAAGCTTCGGAACACTGGCGTATGCACAGACAACGCAGGCTTCTATTGTTGGAAAAGTAACCGGAGCTTCGGATAAGGTAAAAGTGACGATTGTAAACGAGTCAACAGGCTTTAAAACCGAAACGGAAACCAACTCAAAAGGGGAATATATTTTTAAGGAAATTCCTCTTGGCGGGCCTTACACGGTAATCGTGAATGAGGAGAAAAAAGAAGGGTATACTGTGAATTTTGGTGATCAGGTTACCGTAAACATGGATCTTTCCAATAATAGTGAAAAATCGATTGAAGAAGTAATTATTGTAGGAAACCTGAAAAATAAAATCGGAAATTTAGGAGCTGCAACAGCAATTACAGCGAAAAATATCGGGATTTTACCCGTAAACGGAAGAAATTTTACCAGCCTTACCGAGCTTTCTCCTTTAAGCGGAAGAGGTGGAAATCTTTCGGGGCAATTGGGTTCTTCTACCAACTTTACCATCGATGGGATGACCGCGAAAAACCCTACCTCAGCAGGTTCTACAACAAGCCGAAGCGGTGCGCCGTTTTCAATTTCTATCGAAGCGGTTCGTGAATTTAAAATCACAACCAACCAATATGATGTTACGCTGGGAAGAAGCGGAGGCGGAACAGTAAGTGCCGTGACAAAATCCGGAACGAATAAATTCTCCGGAAGTGCCTGGGAATATTTGAGAACAAACTGGCTTTCAAGTCCGTACGATATCAGAGGTAACAAAAGGGATAATGATTTCTCAACTTCCCAGTTTGGTTTTTCATTAGGCGGACCGGTTATTAAAAATAAATTACATTTTTTCGTAGCTTGGGATCATCAGCTGGATTCAAGGCCTTTGCAGATCGCTGATATCAAATCGCATGACGACGAATTAAGGTTAAATACAACAACAGCGACGCTTAACAAGTTTCTGGATGTCGCAAGAGCCAAATATGGTGTTGCAAACACACAGCAGTTTGGAGCTTTCGATAAAGTGAGAAATTCTGATGCGGCATTTTTACGTTTGGATTGGCAGATTAACGATAAAAACTTGTTAACCTTAAGAAATAATTTCACGTATGATATGAACAAAAACGGATTGGGTGATAATACATCAATCAATTTCTTTGAATCTTACGGGAATGATAAAAACCTGGATAACAGCTTATTGTTGACTTTAAGGTCAAACTTAAAGCCTAATATAACTAATGAATTAAAGGCGCAATATTTATACACTTTTCAGGACAGTTACCAGAACGATGAGCTTGGACATGCCGTTCCCAGAGCTATTGTAGAAAATGTGTTGACGAATATTGATGGAAAAGACCGTGGAACAAATATCCAGATCGGAGGACATCGTTTTGCACAGGAAAGCTTTAGGAATAACGTATTTCAGATTGTTGACAACTTATATTACAACACTGATAAAATTAAATATACTTTCGGGGCAGATCTGATGTATACCGCGGCTAGATCTGTTTATGGAAGCGAGGTTAACGGTAGATTCCACTTCAGGGAAGCCGCTACAAACCCAAGTAACCTTTACAATTTTGAAAATATGACGGCTTACAGATTTTACAGAGAAGTTCCTTTGATGGAAGATCCTTCTGTGAAATCAAACATCTGGAATGTAGGTATTTACGGACAAATTCAGACGAAAATAGCGAAAGGTCTTGACTTAATGGCTGGTTTAAGATTAGATTACGGAGGTTATCCAAAAGCAGAGTTTAACCAAAAGTTATTTGATGAAATGGGAATCAGGACGGATAATCAGATTAAATCGTTTATCATTCAGCCAAGATTTCAGTTTGACTGGAATATCAATGAAGGAAACAAGGATTTCCTGAAATTTGGAGCGGGAATTTTCTCTTCTGATATCAATAACTATATGGTTATCAATAATTTGGTTTTTGATGGAAGACATTTGGCGACAGTGGATGTGAATCCTTCGCAGATTGGCCTTATTCCGGATTTTAATGCTTACAGAAATGATTATGGAACAGTTCCGTCACTTCCTCAGTATCAGCTTCCTACGATTAACTATACAGGTGAAGATGCGAAAATTCCTATCGTTTATAAAGCCAATATTTCATATACTCACTTCTTTAATGAAAAATTCAGAGCGGGAGTTGCGGGTTATATGGCTTTGGGCAGAAATAACTATTTCTATTATGACAGGAATATGGCAGCAAATCCTTTCTTTACGCTGGATAATGAAGGTGGAAGAGGAGTTTTTGTACCAATCACCTCGGTAGCTGCAAACGGAACCATGAACTGGAAAGATGGAAGAATTAACCAAAATTTTGGAAGAGTTCTTGAGCTTGTGAGCGATGGAAAAGTTAACCAGTTCTCGTTTGTTGTTGATACAAGTTACCGTTACTGGAGAGACGGAGAAATCACTGCAAGTTACACATGGTCAGACATTAAGGATAATACTTCATACAACGGAAACGTGGCAAATTCTGCGACATTGTCGACATTGGTTCAGAGTGATCCGAGAAATTTAAGAATGACATATTCTGATAACCAGTTTAGAAATAAAGTCGTATTGTACGGGAATTCACCAACGATTGCCGGGTTTACTTTAGGTCTCAGATATTCAGGAATTGGAGGAACGCGTTTTTCTGTAACGGCGGGTGGAAACGTAAACGGAGATTTTGTTGATTCTAACGATTTGGCGTATATTTTCCCGACTCTTACTCAGACTTTAATTGATAATCCTGAAGTGGGACAAGCATTAAAAAACTATATTACAGACTATAATAACCAGATTGCAGAAAGAAATGGCGGTAAAAACGGATTTTATGGAGTTTGGGATGTTCGTGTAGCAAAGAAAATTAAATTTGAAAAAATCGGTAACTTTGAGCTTTCGGTTGATATTTTTAACGTAGCTAACTTACTGAACAGAGAATGGGGAGTTAACAAATCTTACGGAAATACATCGCTTTACAGAATTACAGGATTTGATCCGGTTACGAAAGAGCTTAAATACAGCTTAAACACCAGCGGACTGGAGCCGTTATCAGGAAATCCATACCAAATTCAGGTAGGAGCGAAGTATTCATTCTAA
- a CDS encoding SusC/RagA family TonB-linked outer membrane protein yields the protein MRKETQKLLVLSLLGLVSVNLAAQEKAKKDTIRSIDEVVVTALGIKRQDKSLGYSTETIKSDELLRTQNNNWTGALEGKVAGLKIQTAGAGPLSTPRITLRGDVSMSSMDDNQALIVVDGVPMNNRSVGTGTPAYGAGSGGDLPIDYGNEVSSINPDDIESITVLKGPTAAALYGSRGAKGAIMITTKSGKGKDGKFQVNFNSYSSYDTVLKWPDYQYEYGQGTLTKNTAGQFYYSYGASADGVSTGGTSSAFGPKFDGQYFFQYDPNENGQSKERQLWRPYKDNIKGFWRTGSTYSNNISIESSNDKTSFRSSLTYLKNEWMMPNTGFDRWNAQFSVDHKLTSKLKSSIKLSYAQTKSDNLPATGYNNQSISYFMIFQNPNVDLAWYKPIWKPGQENVDQIHPFSSFIDNPYLIAYEMTNSVNRKGITGNVSLNYQVDKHFDVLLRSGMIWNDELRTQRRPYSSANYLKGYYREQYINGFNFNNDLMVNYKNKFGNLNVSASAGAGSQYEEQKTQDYFAIGLKNPGVYSLTNAIAQDFKIPKPYDKMVNSLYGLLNFNYQEKVFLDITARNDWSSALPKANRSYFYPSVASSFILSDIFSLRSNNLNMWKFRASWAKVGNDTTPYQLANYYSVSSFPGSVEIPSTYANPNLRPEMITNIEAGMDFSLFKNRLTYNITAYQSNSKDQIIRNVPVLWETGYSLKVINAGEIRNRGIEMMLNAYPVKNKNFSWNISANWSMNRNKILSLPEEFNGEPYTMGSVGGVVYYNAVVGGSLGDMYGYGLMYSPDGQVIFGSDGLTAKPTQMKKIGNAFPLWRAGLQNEFKIKNFTISFSFDGQYKGVAYSQSHHKMTEQGKLKHTLVGRENPDGLIIGTGVVQNADGSFSTNVKGIPLSTYYADYYRRANVETNTFDTSFVKLRDARISYSFPKSLTQNLKLTDLTIAIFGRNLWMWTKFPLFDPEAATLDNATVTPGVEIGQLPTARTVGFQLNVKF from the coding sequence ATGCGTAAAGAGACACAAAAGTTGTTGGTATTGTCACTGCTAGGATTAGTAAGTGTCAATCTGGCGGCTCAGGAAAAAGCTAAAAAAGACACGATCAGAAGTATTGATGAAGTGGTGGTAACTGCTTTAGGTATCAAGAGACAGGACAAGTCTTTGGGATATTCTACGGAAACCATTAAGTCTGATGAACTTTTAAGAACCCAAAACAACAACTGGACCGGAGCTTTGGAAGGGAAAGTTGCAGGGCTAAAGATTCAGACTGCGGGAGCAGGGCCTTTATCTACACCCAGAATCACTTTGAGAGGTGATGTTTCGATGAGCAGCATGGATGATAACCAGGCTTTGATTGTGGTAGACGGCGTTCCAATGAACAACAGATCTGTAGGAACAGGAACACCTGCTTATGGTGCCGGTTCTGGAGGAGATCTTCCGATTGATTATGGAAATGAGGTGAGCAGCATCAACCCTGATGATATCGAAAGCATCACAGTATTGAAAGGACCTACGGCAGCCGCTTTGTATGGTTCCAGAGGTGCAAAAGGTGCGATTATGATCACCACGAAGTCCGGAAAAGGAAAAGACGGTAAATTTCAAGTGAATTTCAACTCTTATTCCAGCTACGATACCGTACTGAAATGGCCGGATTATCAATATGAATACGGGCAGGGAACCTTAACAAAAAATACAGCAGGACAATTTTATTATTCTTATGGAGCTTCTGCCGATGGCGTAAGTACCGGTGGAACGAGTAGTGCTTTCGGGCCAAAATTTGACGGGCAGTACTTTTTCCAATATGATCCGAATGAAAATGGGCAAAGCAAAGAAAGACAGTTGTGGAGACCCTACAAGGACAATATCAAAGGTTTTTGGAGAACAGGCTCTACCTACTCAAACAACATATCTATAGAAAGCTCTAACGATAAAACTTCATTCCGAAGCTCTTTAACCTATCTGAAAAACGAATGGATGATGCCAAATACAGGCTTCGACAGATGGAATGCACAGTTTTCGGTAGATCATAAATTAACTTCAAAATTAAAAAGCAGCATCAAGTTATCCTATGCACAGACAAAAAGTGATAACCTACCTGCAACAGGATACAACAACCAGTCTATCTCTTACTTCATGATCTTCCAGAATCCGAATGTAGATCTTGCATGGTACAAACCTATCTGGAAGCCGGGACAGGAAAATGTTGACCAGATTCACCCGTTCAGTTCTTTTATCGACAACCCTTATTTGATCGCTTATGAAATGACAAATAGCGTGAACAGGAAAGGAATCACAGGGAATGTAAGCTTAAATTATCAGGTTGATAAGCATTTTGATGTCCTATTAAGATCAGGAATGATTTGGAATGATGAATTGCGTACACAGAGAAGACCTTACAGTTCTGCGAATTATTTGAAAGGATATTACAGAGAACAATATATCAACGGATTTAATTTTAATAATGACTTAATGGTTAATTATAAAAATAAATTCGGAAACCTTAATGTATCGGCGAGTGCAGGTGCAGGTTCTCAGTATGAAGAGCAAAAAACTCAGGATTATTTTGCAATTGGTCTTAAAAATCCGGGAGTTTACAGCCTTACAAACGCGATTGCCCAGGATTTCAAGATTCCGAAGCCTTATGATAAAATGGTAAATAGCTTATACGGTCTATTAAACTTCAATTATCAGGAAAAAGTATTCTTAGACATCACTGCTCGTAATGACTGGAGCAGTGCGCTTCCAAAAGCAAACCGTTCTTATTTTTACCCGTCGGTAGCTTCTTCGTTTATTCTTTCCGATATTTTTTCATTGAGGTCGAATAATCTTAATATGTGGAAATTCAGAGCTTCTTGGGCGAAGGTTGGAAATGATACCACCCCTTATCAATTGGCGAATTATTACAGTGTAAGTTCATTCCCGGGATCGGTAGAAATACCAAGCACTTATGCAAACCCGAACTTAAGACCTGAAATGATTACCAATATTGAAGCCGGTATGGATTTCAGCTTATTTAAAAACAGATTGACCTATAATATTACCGCTTACCAGAGTAACTCCAAAGATCAGATCATCAGAAACGTCCCTGTATTATGGGAAACAGGATATTCATTAAAGGTAATTAATGCCGGAGAGATCAGAAACCGTGGAATTGAAATGATGTTGAATGCGTACCCTGTTAAAAACAAGAATTTCTCTTGGAATATATCGGCAAACTGGTCTATGAACAGAAATAAAATTCTCTCTTTGCCTGAAGAATTCAACGGAGAACCTTACACAATGGGAAGCGTAGGTGGAGTAGTGTACTATAACGCTGTTGTTGGCGGATCTCTTGGAGATATGTACGGATATGGTCTGATGTATTCTCCTGACGGTCAGGTAATTTTCGGATCTGATGGATTAACGGCAAAACCAACTCAAATGAAGAAAATCGGAAATGCTTTTCCACTTTGGAGAGCCGGTCTTCAGAATGAATTTAAAATTAAAAACTTTACCATAAGTTTCTCATTCGACGGGCAGTACAAAGGGGTAGCATATTCCCAGTCTCACCACAAGATGACAGAGCAGGGGAAACTTAAGCATACCCTTGTAGGAAGAGAAAATCCGGATGGTTTGATTATCGGGACAGGAGTTGTACAGAATGCTGACGGATCATTCTCAACCAATGTGAAGGGTATTCCACTATCTACGTACTATGCAGATTATTACAGAAGAGCCAATGTAGAAACCAATACATTCGATACTTCTTTTGTAAAATTGAGAGACGCAAGAATTTCATATTCTTTCCCTAAATCACTTACTCAAAATTTAAAATTAACAGATCTTACCATAGCAATTTTCGGTAGAAACCTTTGGATGTGGACGAAATTCCCATTATTCGATCCGGAAGCTGCGACTTTAGATAACGCAACCGTTACTCCGGGTGTAGAAATAGGTCAATTACCAACTGCCAGAACCGTAGGGTTCCAGCTTAATGTAAAATTCTAA
- a CDS encoding SusD/RagB family nutrient-binding outer membrane lipoprotein — MKKTILKYFLLAGLGIASISCDRSLDEINSDTSRILEPEVSSFLAPAQYNMASINYMRANDFTFDIMQTSLDFPNEGNSLSRYYMTENTGAGFWNNNYRWLKQIRDLKMAAIKSNDKNYQAIAMVMNAWIYSNLTDTFGDVPFTEASRLDDGITQPKFDKQKDIYIQLLNDLKEANSLFVTNKPLSGSDLFYNAGTDANGITNWKKFCNSLSLRLLTRILSKNGEVNVNERILEIINNPTIYPIFQSNAETTKVNITGVAPLLPPIARPQDFTTGRAASAFFVETLKANNDPRMSMFFGQAKDLATNANIGYKGAPSGYAFGTTFNYQPSNMNQNLSKAPLNILVFPYAELQFILSELAFKGIIPGNAQTFYENGVKATIEQWGSTMPANYFTNPNVAYNGTLERIMLQKYVSLFFVDQQQWFEKRRTGFPILPNNGGLLNNGNLPSRLMYPPNPKVLNTANYQTAVQQMGGDDINVKVWWNKP, encoded by the coding sequence ATGAAAAAAACAATACTTAAATATTTTCTTTTGGCCGGATTGGGCATTGCGTCCATCTCTTGCGACAGAAGTTTAGACGAAATCAACTCAGATACAAGTAGAATATTAGAACCGGAGGTATCAAGCTTTTTGGCGCCGGCTCAGTACAATATGGCCTCAATCAATTATATGAGGGCTAATGATTTTACTTTCGATATCATGCAGACTTCTCTTGATTTTCCTAATGAAGGTAATTCTTTGAGCCGTTATTATATGACCGAAAATACAGGAGCAGGTTTTTGGAATAACAATTATAGATGGCTAAAGCAAATCAGAGATCTTAAAATGGCTGCCATAAAATCAAATGACAAAAATTATCAGGCAATTGCTATGGTAATGAATGCCTGGATTTATTCTAATCTTACTGATACCTTCGGTGATGTACCTTTCACAGAAGCCTCAAGATTGGATGATGGCATTACCCAGCCGAAATTTGACAAGCAGAAAGATATTTATATCCAATTATTGAATGATTTAAAAGAAGCAAACTCGCTTTTCGTTACCAATAAACCACTTTCTGGAAGCGATCTTTTCTATAATGCTGGAACAGATGCAAACGGAATTACAAACTGGAAGAAATTCTGTAATTCACTTTCATTGAGGTTGCTAACGAGAATTTTGAGCAAAAACGGAGAAGTAAATGTGAATGAAAGAATCCTTGAAATCATTAATAATCCTACAATTTATCCTATTTTTCAAAGCAACGCAGAAACAACAAAGGTTAACATAACGGGTGTTGCACCGCTTCTTCCGCCAATTGCAAGACCACAGGATTTTACAACAGGAAGAGCGGCTTCAGCATTTTTTGTTGAAACTTTAAAAGCAAATAACGACCCAAGAATGTCAATGTTTTTCGGACAGGCTAAAGATTTAGCAACGAATGCAAATATCGGCTACAAGGGAGCTCCGTCAGGATACGCTTTTGGAACGACATTCAATTATCAGCCTTCCAATATGAACCAGAATTTATCAAAAGCTCCGCTAAATATTTTAGTTTTTCCTTATGCTGAGCTGCAATTTATTCTGTCAGAATTAGCATTTAAAGGAATTATTCCAGGAAACGCTCAAACTTTTTATGAAAACGGGGTAAAAGCAACCATCGAGCAGTGGGGTTCTACAATGCCTGCCAATTATTTTACGAACCCGAATGTCGCTTACAACGGGACTTTAGAGAGAATTATGCTTCAAAAATACGTTTCTTTATTCTTTGTAGATCAACAACAGTGGTTTGAAAAGAGAAGAACAGGTTTCCCTATACTTCCCAACAACGGCGGACTTCTGAACAACGGAAATCTACCATCAAGATTGATGTATCCTCCAAATCCAAAAGTTTTGAATACAGCTAATTACCAGACAGCAGTTCAGCAAATGGGTGGCGACGATATCAACGTAAAAGTGTGGTGGAATAAGCCATAA